Below is a genomic region from Tripterygium wilfordii isolate XIE 37 chromosome 12, ASM1340144v1, whole genome shotgun sequence.
ACATCCCCTATTTGCAAAGCATTTTCTTTGACGAATGATCTGCCTCCAAGTCCAATCTTGCCTGAGTTTGATTTGTAGCTAGCAAGTCTAACAGGCCATGATTTATCTTCAACTGTAAGCATCGTGTCCAATGACTGCTGCTTCATATATTTGCTTACAAACGTCTTTGGTAAACTCTGCACAAAGCAACCAATGTGAAAATATCATCACATATAAAACCTGATTACCGACGATGTATGTTTAAAGGCACAAAATGAAAGAATCCTCTGCTAGGAAAATTTTTATGTACATGGATGGCGTATATTAAAGTAGATAACATACTTAGTTTTCTGTATTTTTATAATACACTCTTTTGCAGTGGAAAACTTACCATATCAGACTGAccaccaacataacttggttgaaTGAAGATCTTAAAATAAGGATTTTCAGATTTGAAACCATTAGCTCTCTGGACAGCTTTGGTAATTTTCTGAGATCTCGGTACCCATTTTCTCTCATCAGCTCCCCCTTTACTTTTCAGACCAGTAGAAGTTTCTCCAACATCTAATCATTTTCGAAGGAATGATATATTAGTGATCTCCTAACAGTAAGAACTTTATATGGTATAAGCAAAAGACATGATTAAAATTCATACCAAATTGTTGCACGGTTTTCCTCTTTTGAGAACGAGGACCTGGCACTGGTGATCGTGCTCTCGCTCTACGGTTTATGGAGACATCATTAgcatttctttcaattttgggCTCTTTAGGTGGTTCTCCAACATGTTTAGGCTCCTCAAGGTAGTAGATCTCGATGGCACTCTTGTCGAATATAAGTACATTGAATTTCCTATTTCCTTGGTATTCGAATACCAAGAAGTGCCCATACTCTAGAGAATAATAATCAGCGAATTTTTCCCATCCATTCTCAAACCAAACATGGTCATCACGTTTAGACAATTCTACATGCCAATCTACACCACCTGGGACAGTAAGG
It encodes:
- the LOC120011076 gene encoding B3 domain-containing transcription factor VRN1-like isoform X2, translating into MGSTSTRGGGDDDSHGHKPHFFKIILDETIREGKLIPRKFVRKYGDSLPNSVLLTVPGGVDWHVELSKRDDHVWFENGWEKFADYYSLEYGHFLVFEYQGNRKFNVLIFDKSAIEIYYLEEPKHVGEPPKEPKIERNANDVSINRRARARSPVPGPRSQKRKTVQQFDVGETSTGLKSKGGADERKWVPRSQKITKAVQRANGFKSENPYFKIFIQPSYVGGQSDMSLPKTFVSKYMKQQSLDTMLTVEDKSWPVRLASYKSNSGKIGLGGRSFVKENALQIGDVCVFELINTEVSALKVTIFRSSG
- the LOC120011076 gene encoding B3 domain-containing transcription factor VRN1-like isoform X1, which encodes MGSTSTRGGGDDDSHGHKPHFFKIILDETIREGKLEIPRKFVRKYGDSLPNSVLLTVPGGVDWHVELSKRDDHVWFENGWEKFADYYSLEYGHFLVFEYQGNRKFNVLIFDKSAIEIYYLEEPKHVGEPPKEPKIERNANDVSINRRARARSPVPGPRSQKRKTVQQFDVGETSTGLKSKGGADERKWVPRSQKITKAVQRANGFKSENPYFKIFIQPSYVGGQSDMSLPKTFVSKYMKQQSLDTMLTVEDKSWPVRLASYKSNSGKIGLGGRSFVKENALQIGDVCVFELINTEVSALKVTIFRSSG